Proteins found in one Sporosarcina sp. FSL K6-3457 genomic segment:
- a CDS encoding transcriptional regulator, with protein sequence MLTLRANKNMKEIIVKIPKRMLNENEHTVVHQEPGREDFVYISTKRYVTDYESATIREEMMKGYVEMSQINLKIATECLHVEFEAQHTVERLVSGG encoded by the coding sequence GTGCTGACGTTGCGTGCTAATAAAAACATGAAAGAAATCATTGTTAAGATTCCAAAACGGATGCTGAATGAAAATGAACATACGGTCGTCCATCAGGAGCCGGGTCGTGAAGATTTCGTTTATATTTCGACAAAACGATACGTAACCGACTATGAATCGGCTACGATTAGGGAAGAAATGATGAAGGGTTATGTCGAAATGTCACAAATCAACCTGAAAATCGCCACAGAATGCTTGCATGTGGAGTTTGAAGCCCAGCATACGGTGGAACGTCTCGTAAGCGGAGGATGA
- a CDS encoding type II toxin-antitoxin system PemK/MazF family toxin, whose translation MAIKRGDVFFADLSPVVGSEQGGTRPVLVIQNDIGNRFSPTVIIAAITAQIQKAKLPTHVEIDAARYGFERDSVILLEQVRTIDKSRLTDKITQLDEFLMEQVDEALEVSFGLVKF comes from the coding sequence TTGGCAATAAAACGTGGAGACGTCTTTTTTGCAGATCTGTCGCCGGTCGTCGGTTCTGAACAGGGAGGTACGAGACCGGTTCTTGTTATTCAAAACGATATAGGTAACCGGTTTAGTCCGACAGTGATTATTGCGGCAATCACCGCACAAATACAAAAAGCAAAATTGCCTACACATGTTGAAATTGATGCGGCACGCTATGGCTTCGAGCGAGATTCGGTCATCTTGCTCGAACAAGTCCGCACAATCGACAAGTCGAGGCTTACTGATAAGATTACACAACTAGACGAATTTTTGATGGAGCAGGTCGATGAAGCACTTGAAGTGAGTTTTGGCCTCGTCAAATTCTGA
- a CDS encoding STAS domain-containing protein, giving the protein MNKRMIDGINQYMDEIIERWQESMKEEKEERFFQFMPKQLLEKTSREFAELMTLNIREGNLIHTDKLNDFTEKVVRFGWSIKFVNKAIDNFSQITFDLLEKKGVIEESNLRPILDVFANWIPPLRESIIQAYSMEWERTVSLQKIALQELSASLIPVFDKISVMPLVGTIDTERAKLIMENLLEGVVKQRAEVVLLDITGVPVVDTMVAHHIIQAADAVRLVGAKCMLVGIRPEIAQTIVTLGINLNDFTTTSTLRRGMQEALSLTNRTIVEVDCS; this is encoded by the coding sequence ATGAATAAGCGAATGATAGATGGTATTAATCAATATATGGATGAAATCATTGAGCGTTGGCAGGAGAGCATGAAAGAGGAAAAGGAGGAACGCTTTTTTCAATTTATGCCGAAACAGCTTTTGGAGAAAACAAGCAGGGAATTTGCAGAGCTTATGACGTTGAATATAAGAGAAGGTAATCTGATCCACACGGATAAGTTGAATGACTTTACTGAAAAAGTTGTCCGTTTTGGCTGGTCTATAAAGTTTGTGAATAAGGCGATTGATAATTTCTCGCAAATTACGTTTGATTTATTGGAGAAAAAAGGGGTCATTGAAGAGAGTAATTTACGCCCTATTCTAGATGTTTTCGCGAATTGGATTCCACCGCTTCGTGAGAGTATTATTCAGGCCTATTCTATGGAATGGGAACGAACAGTAAGTTTACAGAAGATCGCGTTGCAAGAGCTTTCGGCATCACTGATACCTGTCTTTGACAAAATCTCGGTCATGCCGCTTGTTGGGACGATTGACACGGAGCGTGCCAAATTAATCATGGAAAACTTATTGGAAGGTGTCGTGAAGCAACGGGCTGAAGTCGTACTACTCGATATTACAGGTGTCCCAGTTGTTGACACGATGGTTGCCCATCATATAATCCAAGCAGCAGATGCGGTCCGGCTCGTTGGGGCGAAGTGTATGCTCGTCGGGATTAGGCCGGAAATTGCGCAAACAATCGTGACATTAGGTATCAATCTGAATGATTTTACGACAACAAGTACATTGAGACGTGGAATGCAGGAGGCTCTGAGTTTGACGAACCGTACAATAGTGGAGGTTGATTGTTCGTGA
- a CDS encoding STAS domain-containing protein: protein MNMRIPILKLKDVLIVSVQWELDDQTAIQFQEDLLKKMHETAARGVVIDLTPIDFIDSFIAKVLGDVISMSRLMGAKVVITGIQPAVAITLIELGIRLEDVLTALDLENGLDKLRQELEA, encoded by the coding sequence GTGAATATGCGAATTCCAATTTTAAAATTAAAAGATGTACTAATTGTTTCAGTTCAATGGGAACTTGATGATCAGACAGCAATTCAATTTCAAGAGGATTTATTAAAAAAGATGCACGAAACGGCAGCGAGAGGTGTTGTGATTGATTTGACACCGATTGACTTTATCGATTCTTTTATTGCAAAAGTATTGGGGGACGTTATCAGTATGTCGAGATTGATGGGGGCGAAAGTCGTCATTACAGGAATCCAACCAGCCGTTGCTATTACACTCATTGAACTTGGAATTCGTCTGGAGGATGTATTGACTGCGCTCGATCTCGAAAACGGATTGGACAAACTTCGTCAAGAATTGGAGGCCTAG
- a CDS encoding anti-sigma regulatory factor translates to MGDRSSVEIYTEWDIVAARQLGRNEARRTGFGTVDQARITTAISELARNIYLYAGKGKIEIERLSVNGVSGITIIASDEGPGIRDVRKVMEDGFSTSGGLGAGMPGVRRLMDEFKLDTEPGVGTVITATKWLR, encoded by the coding sequence ATGGGGGATCGGTCTTCTGTAGAGATATATACGGAGTGGGATATTGTTGCTGCCCGACAGCTTGGCCGGAATGAAGCGAGGAGAACTGGCTTTGGAACCGTCGATCAGGCAAGGATTACAACGGCTATTAGCGAATTAGCCCGTAATATTTACTTATATGCGGGAAAAGGGAAGATTGAAATTGAAAGACTCTCTGTGAATGGTGTATCTGGTATTACGATCATCGCTTCTGATGAGGGGCCGGGCATTCGAGATGTTCGCAAAGTGATGGAAGATGGTTTTTCGACTTCTGGAGGTTTGGGGGCAGGAATGCCGGGTGTGAGAAGGCTTATGGACGAATTCAAATTAGATACAGAACCCGGAGTTGGAACAGTAATCACCGCTACAAAATGGCTTCGGTGA
- a CDS encoding PP2C family protein-serine/threonine phosphatase — protein sequence MPQDVVGQYKEKLQQYIDRPNEEALYLGQQFSRRFIEQEISPEEVISIHKIALSEMSPDMPDELVNSFDYLIEMMIHYGLALKEHQSLIRRQEEIQMEINVAVKVQKTLLKTKIPDVKELDIGFITEPAKKMSGDYIYFLHDNKYETSVAVADVIGKGIPAALCMTMIKFGMDGLHNENTSPQNVLDIVNRIVEKSVDDSMFISMFYGKYDARDSSFSYGSAGHEPALLYKASTGIITELDAKGLLLGVQADVTYEEKSVVLEEGDFIAMITDGVTEIRTDTGFIDSEVIKSILVNAKDESAQTIADTIYNKLAGLQDFRLRDDFTIVIFKKGNKMV from the coding sequence ATGCCTCAAGATGTTGTGGGACAGTATAAAGAAAAACTACAGCAATATATAGATAGACCAAATGAAGAAGCTCTTTATTTAGGCCAGCAATTTAGCAGGCGATTTATAGAGCAAGAAATTTCACCTGAAGAAGTCATCAGTATTCATAAAATTGCTCTTTCCGAAATGTCTCCAGACATGCCGGATGAGTTAGTGAATTCGTTTGATTATCTAATCGAGATGATGATTCACTATGGACTTGCTCTTAAAGAACATCAGAGTTTAATCCGGAGGCAGGAAGAAATTCAAATGGAAATCAATGTAGCAGTGAAAGTGCAGAAAACATTGTTAAAAACAAAAATACCGGATGTCAAAGAACTTGACATCGGATTTATTACAGAGCCGGCAAAAAAAATGAGCGGGGATTATATTTATTTTCTGCATGATAATAAGTATGAAACGAGTGTAGCAGTCGCAGATGTTATAGGGAAAGGAATCCCGGCGGCATTGTGCATGACGATGATTAAATTTGGAATGGATGGTTTACACAACGAAAATACAAGCCCCCAGAATGTACTCGACATTGTGAATCGGATTGTGGAGAAAAGTGTAGATGATTCAATGTTTATTTCCATGTTTTACGGCAAATATGACGCGAGGGATTCTAGTTTTTCTTATGGCTCCGCTGGACACGAGCCTGCTCTTCTGTATAAGGCTTCCACGGGAATAATTACAGAACTTGACGCGAAGGGGCTTCTTCTAGGTGTTCAGGCAGATGTTACTTATGAGGAGAAATCTGTTGTGCTAGAAGAGGGAGACTTTATCGCGATGATTACGGATGGTGTAACGGAGATACGGACAGATACAGGTTTTATAGACAGTGAGGTGATCAAGTCAATTTTAGTCAACGCGAAAGATGAATCTGCTCAAACGATTGCAGATACAATATACAACAAGCTTGCGGGGTTGCAAGATTTCCGCCTACGAGATGATTTTACGATTGTAATTTTCAAAAAAGGAAATAAAATGGTTTGA
- a CDS encoding STAS domain-containing protein: protein MDLQVELLEENSVQRFKIVGEIDAFTAPKLRECLAPAEKLKEMQAELDLSEVEYVDSTGLGVFVGFYKAVKANGGHVKIMGVNPRLKRLFEITGLSEVMDIAMEESRDEDAGV from the coding sequence ATGGATTTGCAAGTGGAGTTATTAGAAGAGAATAGTGTCCAGCGTTTTAAAATTGTGGGTGAAATTGATGCGTTTACGGCTCCAAAGTTACGGGAATGCCTCGCTCCTGCTGAGAAATTAAAAGAAATGCAGGCAGAATTGGATTTGTCAGAAGTAGAATATGTGGATAGTACGGGTCTAGGTGTTTTTGTCGGATTTTATAAAGCGGTTAAGGCTAATGGAGGGCATGTCAAGATTATGGGCGTGAATCCACGACTCAAAAGATTATTTGAAATTACCGGTTTAAGTGAAGTTATGGATATAGCTATGGAAGAAAGTAGGGACGAAGATGCAGGTGTATGA
- the rsbW gene encoding anti-sigma B factor RsbW, translating into MQVYDYIEIRVPAKAQYVGVARLTISGLASRLGFTYDEIEDLKIASSEAITNAVQHAYKKDEEGEVVVGCALFEDRLEIMVADHGKSFNFEETKKSLGPYNDQVEVQFLREGGLGLYLMETLMDDVKVHHEEGVTVFMTKYLGGERGDDDVERTVSS; encoded by the coding sequence ATGCAGGTGTATGATTATATTGAAATCAGGGTCCCGGCAAAAGCGCAATATGTCGGAGTCGCCCGTCTCACGATTTCAGGGCTTGCGAGCCGGCTAGGTTTTACGTATGACGAAATCGAGGATTTAAAGATTGCCTCGAGTGAAGCGATTACAAATGCAGTCCAACACGCTTATAAGAAAGACGAGGAAGGTGAAGTTGTTGTCGGTTGCGCTCTTTTTGAGGATAGACTAGAAATCATGGTTGCAGATCATGGGAAAAGTTTTAATTTTGAAGAGACGAAGAAGTCATTAGGCCCCTATAACGACCAGGTAGAAGTTCAGTTTCTTCGGGAAGGTGGTCTCGGTCTCTATCTGATGGAAACACTTATGGATGATGTAAAAGTCCATCATGAGGAGGGAGTGACAGTCTTTATGACCAAATATCTCGGCGGAGAGCGGGGGGATGATGATGTCGAAAGAACAGTCTCCTCATGA
- the sigB gene encoding RNA polymerase sigma factor SigB: protein MSKEQSPHDSGTKTQVLLWIQQYQETEDQEAQTNLVLHYERLVQSIARKYSNGKPYHEDIVQVGMLGLLGAIRRYDPEYGRSFEAFAVPTIIGEIKRFLRDKTWAVHVPRRIKELGPRIKAAVETLTTELQRSPLVSEIAEFLDVEEESVLEAMEMGRSYQALSMDRGLEADSDGAMVTLFDIIGETDSGFEKTDQRMLVAEALNVLSEREKQIIQYTYIEQLSQKEAGEKLGISQMHVSRLQRKAIKKLQEAILAAGGVS from the coding sequence ATGTCGAAAGAACAGTCTCCTCATGATTCGGGAACGAAAACGCAAGTTCTTTTATGGATTCAACAATATCAGGAAACAGAGGACCAAGAGGCGCAGACAAATCTAGTGTTGCACTATGAGCGGTTGGTGCAATCGATTGCAAGGAAATATTCCAACGGGAAGCCTTATCATGAGGATATTGTTCAAGTGGGTATGCTTGGACTTCTTGGAGCGATTCGACGTTATGATCCGGAATACGGTAGGAGTTTCGAAGCGTTTGCGGTACCGACAATTATTGGTGAAATTAAGAGGTTTCTCCGCGACAAAACATGGGCGGTCCATGTCCCTCGACGGATAAAGGAGCTTGGACCAAGAATTAAGGCAGCTGTTGAAACATTGACGACTGAATTACAGCGCTCACCTCTTGTGAGTGAGATTGCTGAATTTCTAGATGTGGAGGAGGAATCTGTCCTTGAAGCGATGGAGATGGGAAGAAGTTACCAAGCACTTTCCATGGATCGTGGTTTAGAAGCAGATTCTGATGGTGCAATGGTGACTTTGTTTGATATTATCGGGGAAACTGATTCAGGTTTCGAAAAAACAGATCAACGCATGTTAGTTGCCGAAGCGCTGAATGTGCTATCTGAACGTGAAAAACAGATTATCCAATATACATATATCGAGCAGTTAAGCCAAAAAGAGGCGGGAGAAAAGCTTGGTATATCTCAAATGCATGTCTCGAGATTACAACGAAAAGCAATTAAGAAATTACAAGAAGCAATCTTGGCGGCTGGTGGTGTGTCGTAG